The Glycine soja cultivar W05 chromosome 15, ASM419377v2, whole genome shotgun sequence region gtCTTGAGATCGATGACAGTTATAACTGAAACAACCGTTCGTGGGGCCCACTCGGCGTGGGGAGTGGGCCCGAAAGTCGACACAGGGTGCCACGTCAGATTTGAAGCACAAATCGAAATCTGAGAGCATGACATGGCCATCTTCACGCATGAGGACGTTCTCTGGTTTAAGGTCGCGGTAGACGATGCCGAGCGCGTGGAGATACTCGAGGGCGACGAGGACCTCGGCGGCGAAGAAACGCGCCGCCGCGAGGGGGAGGCGGAATTGGGGCTGCCTGCGGAGGAGGGAGTGGAGGTCGCCGCCGGGGCAGAAATCGATGAGGAGGCACGTGTAGTGAGACACGTCGATGCGCGCGTAGAGCGTGGGGAGGAAGGGGTGGTCGAGCGTTTGGAGAATCTCCGCCTCGGTCTGCGCGTGGGAGAGTTTCTTCGCTGTGAGGAGGTCTTTATCAACGACCTTGAGGGCGAAGTGGGCGCCGTCGTAGTCGCGTAGGCGGCAGAGGAAGACGCGGCCGAGGTTGCCGGAGCCGAGGTGGCGAAGGAGCTTGAGGTGGCGGAGGTGGAGGCGCCCGTCGGAGGAGAGATTGACGGCGGCCTGGATGGCGGACCAGTTAGGGTCGGCGCTCCGGTGGGGAAGGCGGTTGGTGACGGCGGCGGTGGTGTTTTCCGCGGCGGAGAATGTCGAGAGACGGTCGTTGAAGCTGAGGGTGAGGCTGCTGGTTCGGGCTAAGCTGGCTCTTGCACTGATGGTGGTGCGGTCGGTGGTGGTGCTGGTGAAGCTGAGATCGAGGTCGGTGTCGGGGAACAACAATGTGGGTTCGTCCATGGTTGTGGTTTTGGTTCTGAGAGattaacgttttttttttttgtatttaaaagGACGGGAAGACAGACAAGGTGGGGCCGAAGGTTCAAGAAGTTGACCTAATTGGAGCATTATATATGAAGATATGACTTTTCTGTTGTTCCTCTTTATGTCCTTGTACTAtccctttaaaattatatggttttaataatttttaaaattaaatattattattaaatattaatgtagCTGTGATCTAATGTTATTTTCATGAAATAACATCTAAATAGCATGGGAAGCAGCAGTATAGAAGCCAAATTCACATCGGGACATGCACTGATCATTCAGAGGTTAGGTTGACCAACTGGAGTTCACATACTCTATTGCTTTCGttcttattattatatcattatgGAAGTTTGAATTATTactgtatttattattattgttattagctAGTTtcatttattcataaaaaactaGGTTGATTCACTTGGGGTGAGAAAAAATTATAGGAgtaaagataaattattttaccatCAACCACATAGATCAATTGGTATGCATACCAATTATTCCAAGCTTTCAGTTTAACTAGGTTTTGTGTTTAAATTCTAAATATGTAACTTGTTgtgttaaatgtttttattgctcataattatcttatttaattcGAATATGATtgtgtaaaagaaaaatattattttatggtatAAGAAACGAGTGTCTATGATCTAGATTATTCTTTTCATGATATGTTGTTGAGATTTTTAATTGACAAGAACCTGTTAATAAAATTCTTTGTTTGCGTAGAAGGATACGTgcagggaagagagaaatgatgGTGTAGTAATAAAATTCTGTATTTCTAACGTTGTTGTTGAATAGGTAATAGTGACGCTCGTAGTAGATAAATGCTGCTAGGTAGTGAGTAGTAGTAATTAATTGTTTGTGTTAGTTCTTTGGAAAATGGAATGTGGATCGAGTTGTATTAATTCTACAAAATTCATTTGAATATAATAGCTAGAGCAGATAAGGAGTTGGTATCATGTTCGAGGGTGGTATCTTGTTATACAGTGAACAGTCCTTAAGAATGGACTCAATTGTGATATTTTACTTCCATTGACATTTGGCCAAGTCATTCTTTTCCATTTTGGTATTTTGGGTATTAATTAAGTCATTCTTTTCTTTAAGGAGTTCTTACATCTTATCATATAATTTTGGTGAAATAGTTCATAATTATCCTAAATGCATGCATTGAGCTCAAACTATGATACCTTGACTTGAGTGACtcatcaattattaattaaataacttattaattctttttattttatgaaattaatataGTATACTATATTATAATGCATATAATTTGTAAagtacttttttttctctcaaatataagcaaatcacattttcttatatttcatttaatgggactatattcaaaataattattattaggataaaaaaaattatgtttgatatcaaattttaataaatgataatttaagaaaaatatttatttatttatattgaaaatcatataatttaaagaAGTCAATTAATTTCCTTAATAAACAAACGTAAAGTatgtcatttttattattatatataatggaGACCAGAGGGAGTAGGAGTACTAGTTGAACatctataaattatatttattctttgGTGGATTCAATAAATTATCTTAATatcttgatttttaattatttttctgttaaaCTAAACAACCATTATTAATTGtaacaaaaacatgattaaatTAAAGCCTCAGTTGTATCTAACTAAACTATCCTAACCATTTGAAATACAATATCCTACAAAACAAGAGTAGAACAGTGGATTTACGATCAAAATCAACATGTTCgtaatttaatattgttttgtttGTGACTAAGGTTAAGGTAATAAATGAAATAGGAAAATGGGTGACGATGATGGTCCCAAGTGACATGAAGGTGGGGTAACATGAAAGTGTTGAAGCTCATAAGGGGTTGGGACCTACCTGGGAAGAAAGGGGTTAGTGATGCTGTCTGGCACGTGGTCAACAATGGCCCTACATTGTCGCCTACACAATTTCATTATTCCAATTTTCCCCACTTATTAATGCATTAGTATTACTTGGAGCAAGCTTATAATTCAgagttcataaattaaaaaatgggcTTCAACTTCCTTAATTAGGTAGCAGTAGTATTTAGTGCAGCTAAATTAGTAATGGAGGCTATACCAAAATTATGAACCTCCATCCCTCGTGATGAGAGAGATCCAAGTGGTATTCTTTAATGAGGAAATGTTAAATTTAAGAAAGTGTTAATATTCAATTGATAACAATAATGAAGGGGGATGGGTGATGTTCCCTAGCTTGCTCTTACTCTCTAGTAACCTTTTAGTcaactccaattttttttagggGATCTGATTCCCTCCAAAATTGACAAAATAAAGGAATTAAAGGAtgttatctaaattattttatacatattaataaaaataataatgaatagatgaaagataataattattttataaaattaatcttagatGATCGATTTATTTTGTCAAACTCGTAACTATTAATTGAATATTAACCTTGAGTTTCATCAAACATGATCTGAACCTCTGGCTAGATGTGTATTGAGGTTAATTAGTATCTGATCTTGGAGGGTATATAACATTATGTGGTTGTAAGTGATAAAGATGCATGGACACCCCATGCTATTTAATAtcttgagagagaaagaaaaataattataggtatgatatatgatatgatttgataaaaagaagattaaaaaaaaaaagatcaaataagTATTTATGATATAAAGGTGTCTGTATATCATTATTCATGTTGTAAGTAGCGTTGGTGTCCATGCATCTTGTGAGATATATGGCTACAGGTTTCATTTTTTACGCAATTAATCAATTACTTTAGGgggaagaaaaaattattcgATGGCTATgctaattatataatttctttcACACTTGCAGCTAATTAAACTATAAATACTTTATCATAATGAACAATCCCCACAATATAAATCTGAAaacaaattaatcataattttattataataaaaaataagcctTAGAATTTAGAAATATCCTATACTAATTTGAAGCTAATTATTTGTTGCATGTCCTTTCTTTAACGCagtgtttaatatatataacatcggATTCTTCTTTTGCAAACAGTCTTCCGCGAATACtaagaataataaatatctCTTCTCTGAATGACCATATCATTGCTCAATATTTGTATAGACATATATTGCAAACAACTTAGTGCTTAACCATCCATGTGCATATGGCATGCCCATATATGTACACATATAAGTTTATTTATGACTGACGCATATTAATAGGTTCAACTTGCCCAAGTGTTTACTGGTATCCAAGGCAATGTTTAGTAGTTAATAATACTAATACTTATAATTAGTAATAATCAAAACATAATTCATAATACAAACAACAATTGATACCGATGGTAATGATTTGGATCATTAATCAAATAGTTTAGggtttaaattttaactttggATATAAAAAACTGTACTGAAAAAGAAATATTCACCTTATATACATTCATGACTTTTAATAAAGACTACTTACAACTTTTGAcaaagattattttatattaataccatgattaaaaaaacataattgataaTGTATATCCAAAGCCCTCTACAATCTCCAAATATCATCATATATATGTCACAAAAGTGTTGTCCATAGTGCTCAAAATCACAATCCACCACGATCACTTGAACTAAACCACGATCTTCAAACATGTAAGGTCACGAACAAATTAAGTTTGAGACATGTGAAATCTTACTATCCTCAAGAACTTACCTGAGCGATGCACAAGTTCCCAAAGATTTAACAAGCTCTTCCTAAAATTAATTTGGAGCATCAAAACTAGCAAGTAATATACCAAGGAAAAGAGAAGGGAATAGACTAGACAACTTCAActcaaaaaaagggaaaaacatcatttttataGTTGAAAAATAGTCAcataaatcaatataataaagataattaacTAAATATAACGAGCAATTATTACGTTTAAATGAGATattaaaaccaattttttttataaaaaaaagctaaTTAAATGGTAAAAAGATgtcaaaaaattgttattatattgGAAAATATTCAAAGTTAAAAAGGAATAAAGAGTAACCTTTTGAAATACACAAATATTACAACAATCATCCACATATTTCtacaagattaaaatatttcaaaaattaaaaagaagttTATGAATTCTCCTCTAGGATGTATTGTGTTGGACTTGGTGTAGTAAACTATATGAAGACTGATAGGAATTAACACAAAACATAGTTGGTGTAACAagttatatgaataaaaaaacgcTTGATGTGCATTAGAGATCTACCAATCACATCACACCCCCACAATTCTTGTTGTTGTTATGCACAAATAAGTCATGTGCGTGTTCAATATTCATGAATGTTTTAGAGATCTTTTCAAAATCTCATACAAGCCGCCCTACTCAACACTCATGTAGGTGATTTTGTCAAGTGTATGCTGCAAATCATACATCGCCCATAAgagatataaaaatcat contains the following coding sequences:
- the LOC114387570 gene encoding serine/threonine-protein kinase WAG1-like, encoding MDEPTLLFPDTDLDLSFTSTTTDRTTISARASLARTSSLTLSFNDRLSTFSAAENTTAAVTNRLPHRSADPNWSAIQAAVNLSSDGRLHLRHLKLLRHLGSGNLGRVFLCRLRDYDGAHFALKVVDKDLLTAKKLSHAQTEAEILQTLDHPFLPTLYARIDVSHYTCLLIDFCPGGDLHSLLRRQPQFRLPLAAARFFAAEVLVALEYLHALGIVYRDLKPENVLMREDGHVMLSDFDLCFKSDVAPCVDFRAHSPRRVGPTNGCFSYNCHRSQDRRKEKLVAEFVAEPVTAFSRSSVGTHEYLAPELVSGNGHGNGVDWWAFGVFVYELLYGTTPFKGCSKEGTLRKIASSKDVRFVHVAEREEPGMTEARDLIEKLLVKDPKKRLGCAKGATEIKRHRFFDGIKWPLIRTYRPPELKGLMRRNKSKVSCKSKRWWWWWKRLGHVVRTKGGKYNFFSNYSNNNNNYYHFVDDNYKVR